In the genome of Zea mays subsp. mays mitochondrion, complete genome, the window TCTTTGAATAGGTGGTCCGCTTGCTTGGAAAGAAAAGCAAAGTAAGACGCCCTACTTGTACTAATAACTAGAAGAAATCAATGGATTGAAGAACAAAGCAAAACACTGATAGTAGAACTATGGGAGAAAGAAAAGAAGCTTGGTTCACATCTGGTAAGCGAAAGAGTGAAGTGAACTAGGCGTTGAGTTCACTATACGGATTAGCTCATTCGAAATCTATATAGAGTATCTCAATTCAGCTCACTTGGTAGAGTTTTGAGTGAGGGAACCCCGGGGCTGTAGTCATCCAGTTCACAAAGTCTTGAGTTTCTCCAAATGATATAGATAGAAAGAATGGCGATCTACTAATATATTATACTTACTCTATATAAGGGATTTCTACTAGGAAAATCCTCTTTTCATTCCAAAATATATACTTGATTCAGAGATGATCAAAGACTCCTACCCTAACGCGTGACTCTAAAAAATCCAACTGATCTGAGGGTTTTTTCTCCAGTACAAGCAACACATTGGTAATAGCATACTTCCTGCAATACGAAGGGAATGATAAAAATACCTCACCAACCAATAAAAATCCCTAACCTAATTGGGAATACTCTCAAAGGACGGACAATCCGAGTTAAGACGGCCTTCCGAGAAGCACTATTAGGGAATACGCGGGAGGGACATATGTCGTAGTTCCACAACGCGGAGTTCTAATGTGGGGATTGGTCGAAGAGGTTTTATTAGCTAGAAAGGCGCAAGTCTCAGAGCTGAGCTCACCGCTTCGCGCCTCAGAGGGTGTCCAGACCCGGCAGAAGATATAGGCAATGTGAAATGTTCGGCTACTAAATGAAGGAGTTCAGGCTAAGATATTATCGGTTCAGAAGCGCCTGGGTATGGGTAGATCAGCAAGCCCGCTTACCGAACTGTTTCAAAAGAACTCGTAAGAAGCTTTACAGCAGCTCAAAGAACCTATGTATACGGCCCAGTCCTTGCCATGCCCGATCTTCACCCTTAACCATTTAATAAGCTTATGCCAGTGAGGTGTGGATGCAATGGAAAGACCCATATCGACCGTCTTACGACAAAGAAAATCTTGCTATTAAGAGGAAAAGAAATGGAGCTAGGGTCAAGTTCCAGAGGGGTCTCCAAACAGCCTCACACTACACCATCACGTGGGAGCTCCTCCACTCCTGTGGAAAGGGCATGTCTTACTATAGATAGTAGGTCAGCTCAATCACTTTCATCAAATTCCCTTGCTTAAGTACAAAAGCAAACTCCCCAGGTTCAAAAGCAACGGCCATGGGGTCAGGTCACTATACTCGTCAAGGTTGTCGGAGGTCTGTGAGTCATACGACTGTGGTACTGGCACTTTTCAAACTGAGACTCACTAAATATTACGCTTCTGCTCGCAAAGTAGGCCAGCCAATAAAACCCATCTCGTAGGACTCGCTTAGCTAAGGTTCTGGCTCCTTGATGGCTGCCACAAATCCCTTCGTGAATCTCATTTTCATTCATATTTTGCAAATACTTCATTCGATATATTTTTTTAGCTAGCGATGACAATGTCAAACATACCCCGATATCCACATTGTATCTAGTCCAATAAATTGATTTAGCCCGAAGCATCACATCACCTAAAAGACTGATATCCAGCTCCATATAATCCAACAATTGGGCTCTATTCTCCTGAAGAGAAGACACTTGAACTTCGTCATGTGCTATTGAGCCTTTTGAACCTAAGTGCGGACATAAAGTCTTAGCCAATGTTTCTAGACTATTAGGGAGTTGAGTGTATGAATCTCGTAGATGGAACACCAATTTCTTATTCCCCCTTTTTTTCCTATAAATTGATAACTGGTAAAGCTTCTTGTTCCTCATCAGCGGTTTGATGGTGTACTCGACCATATGACTGGCTAAAAACTTCATTAAGTCGATCGGATCGAGAAATTAGATTCGAAAAGTAAACTGTTTTCACGCCCTTGTGAGTAGATCCCAGTTTGGCTATACGCTCTATAAAATCTACCAACATTTTAGTACTCCTTTCTTCAAGGGAAGGTATTATCAAATTGTAATCTTCAAAAAAATATGTGTCTATTTGATCATCCATGGCAGCCACATCATCCCCCGGATTCACCACTAAGAGCCCCGCAGCATAAGGTACAAGCACATTATTTAGTATAACAGTCTCTATATCGGCTACAATGAAAGGAAAACATTTCTGTTTCTTCTGCTTCAATGCCGTGATACACTCAGGATGTTTACGATACCTACCCGGAGCTCTTGCTCTAACTTCTCGTGGTTCACCCCTAGCTATGCCCGCTTCTATTAAATTCCAAATTATGCTTGCAATTTCATCGGAGCTAGGCAACTCTTTGTCAGTGATTTCATGCCTACCAAGCAGGTACACTCTAATGTATACACCCTTTCAGAAAATAAATCCTTCTCGTATTCTGCTGCTTTTTTGATTCATTTTTTCTCAATAATAGCATAGACATCCATGTTGGGCGCAGCATTCCCACTTGAATCTTCCAAAGAGAAATAGCATGACCTATGATAAAGGGCACAGGTTCTCCGCTTGCTCTTCTCATGTTATATCCAATAGTAAACTTCCCATATAACAATTCTGTATTGTACACGTACTTTTTTATTTGAGTAGTTTCATTAGGAACGGAACTTGTAATTGTAATAGAAGCCAGATTTTCTAGTCAGAATACGGTCGGGGGAAGACTATCACTGACCGAGCTTCTCTACACT includes:
- the orf206 gene encoding hypothetical protein; translation: MKFLASHMVEYTIKPLMRNKKLYQLSIYRKKRGNKKLVFHLRDSYTQLPNSLETLAKTLCPHLGSKGSIAHDEVQVSSLQENRAQLLDYMELDISLLGDVMLRAKSIYWTRYNVDIGVCLTLSSLAKKIYRMKYLQNMNENEIHEGICGSHQGARTLAKRVLRDGFYWLAYFASRSVIFSESQFEKCQYHSRMTHRPPTTLTSIVT